A single genomic interval of Cellulosilyticum sp. I15G10I2 harbors:
- a CDS encoding transglutaminase-like domain-containing protein, giving the protein MKDYLGETYLLDYSHPKIQHLIAHRKWDEKNEFEKIRQIYHFVKDEIIFAYNEKDQLKASEILREGFGQCNTKAILLMCLLRGVGVPTRVHGFLIDKGMQKGALVGLTYWLAPGKLIHTWVEVFYNNSWIALEGVIPDEDFYNAVKEKLQKRENGYYGYAIAVKDKCAKSFCFTGKDTYSQSAAITDDLGIYDSPDSFFEKHSNISSPVKQFLFSKIFSKKINRRLQKIRNTK; this is encoded by the coding sequence ATGAAAGATTACCTAGGTGAAACCTATTTATTAGATTATAGTCATCCAAAGATACAACACCTTATAGCCCATAGAAAATGGGATGAAAAGAATGAGTTTGAAAAGATCAGGCAAATATATCATTTTGTAAAAGATGAAATTATTTTTGCTTATAATGAAAAAGACCAGTTAAAGGCTTCAGAGATTCTAAGAGAGGGATTTGGTCAATGCAATACTAAGGCGATTTTGCTTATGTGCCTGCTTAGAGGAGTTGGGGTACCAACAAGAGTACATGGGTTTTTGATTGATAAAGGTATGCAAAAGGGCGCGCTGGTTGGATTAACCTATTGGTTAGCACCTGGTAAACTCATTCATACATGGGTAGAAGTATTTTATAATAACAGTTGGATAGCGCTTGAGGGTGTGATTCCTGATGAAGATTTCTACAATGCAGTAAAAGAGAAACTACAAAAACGTGAAAATGGCTATTATGGTTATGCAATAGCAGTCAAAGATAAGTGTGCCAAAAGTTTTTGTTTTACTGGAAAAGATACTTACAGTCAAAGTGCTGCTATTACAGATGATCTGGGTATTTATGACTCGCCAGACAGTTTTTTTGAAAAGCATAGTAATATTTCTTCACCAGTAAAACAGTTTCTATTTAGTAAAATATTTTCTAAAAAGATAAATAGAAGGTTACAAAAAATTCGTAATACAAAATAA